Part of the Streptomyces antimycoticus genome, CCTTCCGGGCCACCGCCCACGGCTCGATCGCGCTCGGCCACAACGGGAACCTGGTCAACACCGCCGAGCTGGCGGAGCTGGTCGCGGCCCTGCCCCGGGACGGCGGCCGGGCCACCCAGGTCGCGGCGACCAATGACACCGACCTGGTCACCGCCCTGCTCGCGGGCCAGGTGGACGACGACGGCAAGCCGCTGACCGTCGAGCAGGCGGCCCCCATCGTCCTGCCCAAGGTCAAGGGTGCTTTCAGCCTCGTCTACATGGACGAGCACACGCTGTACGCGGCGCGCGACCCCCAGGGCATCCGCCCGCTGGTCCTCGGCCGCCTCGAGCGCGGCTGGGTGGTGGCGTCCGAGACCGCCGCCCTGGACATCGTGGGCGCGTCCTTCATCCGGGAGATCGAGCCCGGCGAGATGGTCGCCATCGACGAGAACGGGCTGCGCTCCACCACCTTCGCCGAGGCCCGCCCCAAGGGCTGTGTCTTCGAGTACGTGTACCTCGCCCGCCCCGACACCGACATCGCGGGCCGGAATGTGTACCTCTCCCGGGTCGAGATGGGCCGCCGGCTGGCCAAGGAGGCCCCGGCCGACGCCGACCTGGTCATAGCGACGCCCGAGTCCGGCACCCCCGCCGCCGTCGGCTACGCCGAGGCCAGCGGGATTCCGTACGGCTCCGGCCTGGTCAAGAACAGCTATGTGGGCCGGACCTTCATCCAGCCCTCGCAGACCATCCGCCAGCTCGGCATCCGGCTCAAGCTGAACCCCCTCAAGGAGGTCATCCGGGGCAAGCGCCTGGTGGTCGTCGACGACTCGATCGTCCGCGGCAACACCCAGCGCGCCCTGGTGCGGATGCTCCGCGAGGCCGGCGCCGCCGAGGTCCACATCCGGATCTCCTCCCCGCCGATCAAGTGGCCGTGCTTCTTCGGCATAGATTTCGCCACCCGCGCCGAGCTGATCGCCAACGGCCTCTCGGTCGAGGAGATCGGCAAGTCGCTGGGCGCCGACTCGCTGGCGTACATCTCCACCGACGGCATGATCGAGGCGACCACGATCGCCAAGCCGAATCTGTGCCGCGCCTGCTTCGACGGTGAGTACCCGATGGAGCTGCCGGATCCGGGGCTGCTGGGCAAGCACCTCCTGGAGTCCGAAACACAGGCCCCGAACAGCGCCGACGCCGACGGCGTGACGACGCTGACCGCTGGTGTCGGCGGTGCCGACGCCCTGCGCCGTCCCTGAGCGCACGCCTGTCATCCCCGATACGAAAGATCTCTACGTCATGCCTGAGTCCGGGTCCACCTACGCCGCCGCGGGCGTCGACATCGAGGCGGGCGACCGCGCCGTCGAGCTGATGAAGGAGTGGGTCAAGAAGGCGAGCAGGCCCGAGGTCGTGGGCGGCCTCGGCGGTTTCGCCGGGCTCTTCGACGCCTCCGC contains:
- the purF gene encoding amidophosphoribosyltransferase; this encodes MPRGDGRLSHDLLPGEKGPQDACGVFGVWAPGEEVAKLTYFGLYALQHRGQESAGIAVSNGSQILVFKDMGLVSQVFDETSLGSLTGHIAVGHARYSTTGASVWENAQPTFRATAHGSIALGHNGNLVNTAELAELVAALPRDGGRATQVAATNDTDLVTALLAGQVDDDGKPLTVEQAAPIVLPKVKGAFSLVYMDEHTLYAARDPQGIRPLVLGRLERGWVVASETAALDIVGASFIREIEPGEMVAIDENGLRSTTFAEARPKGCVFEYVYLARPDTDIAGRNVYLSRVEMGRRLAKEAPADADLVIATPESGTPAAVGYAEASGIPYGSGLVKNSYVGRTFIQPSQTIRQLGIRLKLNPLKEVIRGKRLVVVDDSIVRGNTQRALVRMLREAGAAEVHIRISSPPIKWPCFFGIDFATRAELIANGLSVEEIGKSLGADSLAYISTDGMIEATTIAKPNLCRACFDGEYPMELPDPGLLGKHLLESETQAPNSADADGVTTLTAGVGGADALRRP